One Diceros bicornis minor isolate mBicDic1 chromosome 26, mDicBic1.mat.cur, whole genome shotgun sequence DNA segment encodes these proteins:
- the ZP3 gene encoding zona pellucida sperm-binding protein 3 translates to MGLSYGLVICFLLWGGTGLCYPQPLWQGGTLLPMTSKLPVVVKCLEAQLVVTVSKDLFGTGKLIRPADLTLGPENCEPLVSMDTDDMVRFEVGLHECGNGVQVTEDALVYSTFLLHNPRPTGNLSILRTNRAEVPIECRYPRQGNVSSQAILPTWVPFRTTMFSEEKLVFSLQLMEKDWGAEKRSPTFQLGEIAHLQADVHTGSHVPLRLFVDHCVATLTPDRNTSPYHTIVDFHGCLVDGLSDASSAFKAPRPGPETLQFTVDVFHFANDSRNTVYITCHLKVTPAGQVPDQLNKACSFSKSSNSWSPVEGPADICQCCRNGSCGSPGLSSKLSHPVRQWHKSASRNRRHVTEEADVTVGPLIFLGKANDRAVEGSTSSPTSLMLGLGLGLAAMGSLTLAVIVLGLARSRQAASHPVVCPVSASQ, encoded by the exons ATGGGGCTGAGCTATGGGCTTGTCATCTGCTTTCTGCTCTGGGGAGGCACAGGACTGTGctacccccagcccctctggcaaGGTGGGACCCTCCTCCCCATGACATCTAAGCTGCCCGTGGTGGTGAAGTGTCTGGAGGCCCAGCTGGTGGTCACTGTCAGCAAAGACCTTTTTGGTACCGGGAAGCTCATCCGGCCTGCAGACCTCACCCTGGGCCCCGAGAACTGTGAGCCGCTTGTCTCTATGGACACGGATGATATGGTCAGGTTTGAGGTTGGGCTGCATGAGTGTGGCAACGGCGTGCAG GTGACCGAGGACGCCCTGGTGTACAGCACCTTCCTGCTCCACAACCCGCGCCCCACGGGAAACCTGTCCATCCTGAGGACTAACCGCGCAGAGGTTCCCATCGAGTGTCGCTACCCCAG GCAGGGCAACGTGAGCAGCCAGGCCATCCTGCCCACCTGGGTGCCCTTCAGGACCACGATGTTCTCAGAGGAGAAGCTGGTTTTCTCTCTGCAACTGATGGAAA AGGACTGGGGCGCTGAGAAGAGGTCCCCCACCTTCCAGCTGGGAGAAATAGCCCACCTCCAGGCCGACGTCCACACTGGCAGTCACGTGCCACTGCGACTGTTCGTGGACCACTGTGTGGCCACACTGACGCCAGACCGGAACACCTCCCCTTATCACACCATCGTGGACTTCCACGG TTGTCTCGTGGACGGTCTCTCCGATGCCTCTTCTGCTTTCAAAGCCCCCAGACCTGGGCCAGAGACCCTCCAGTTCACAGTAGATGTGTTCCACTTTGCCAATGACTCCAGAAACACG GTATATATCACCTGCCATCTGAAGGTCACTCCGGCTGGCCAAGTCCCAGACCAACTAAACAAAGCCTGTTCCTTCAGCAAGTCCTCGAATAG CTGGTCCCCAGTAGAAGGCCCTGCTGATATCTGTCAATGTTGTCGCAATGGCAGCTGTGGCAGTCCAGGCCTTTCCAGCAAGCTGTCCCACCCAGTGAGACAGTGGCACAAGTCTGCTTCCCGCAATCGCAGGCATG TGACAGAAGAAGCAGACGTCACGGTGGGCCCGCTGATCTTCCTGGGAAAGGCCAATGACCGTGCTGTGGAGGGGTCGACCTCTTCTCCCACCTCTCTgatgctgggcctgggcctgggcctggccgCGATGGGATCCCTGACCCTGGCTGTCATTGTGCTGGGTCTTGCCAGGAGCCGCCAGGCTGCTTCCCACCCTGTGGTGTGCCCTGTGTCTGCTTCCCAATAA